Within Hydrogenoanaerobacterium saccharovorans, the genomic segment AGTTTTTTCAACTTTTTTCTTTCGCTTTCGACGCTCTGCCTTTTTGACAGGAACTTTATCTTACCATAATCCAGAACGTTTGTCAACTGTTTTTTTAACCTCTCGGTTCGCAAACCCGCTCACAGAGCCGTTCTTTTGTTCCTGCCCTCGCTGACAGCTTTATTATATTACCATAGCACCTGGGGTTTGTCAACGTTTTTTGTCGTTTTTTCTGCAAGAAGTTTATTCTTGTACCAACTGCACACAATCCGTCCCCAACATGGAGTGTTTTTAGCAATATAAAAGCGGATGCAAATGCATCCGCTTTTATTATGGTCATGTTTATGTTAATCCATTCACTGCCTTATGAATTTCTTCTTCTATATATGGGTCAAGCTGTGCAAAACTGTAAACAAAAGCGGTTCGAGCCAATTCTTCAATACATGCCGTGCGCTTGCCTGCTTCCATCATATCTTTGCGAATCAAAGTATCAATTCCCTGTGCCGCAAATTGGACGCAGCACATGGCACGCTGATGCCGCACCCTGCCGGCTTCTCGAAGCATTCTGCGTTCTTGCAAATGTTCGCCTAGCAAAAAGCTTGCAAAAATCAATACCACTGAAATGCCCATCACCAACAAAAGCTCCATACCCTATCTTCTCCCCCGCTCTTTCTATCATTAAAACACTATTCCTTATATATAGTATGTTTTTAAGATAAAAACGTGACAAAGCTTTGCTTTTTCAAGAAAACGGATAACATTGTGTTTTTTGGAAATACTTGTAGCATCCGATTTTTTCTGGAGGTTATTGTATGACACAGAAGATTATCTCTGTTTTAAAGCTTATGATTTTAGTTGCACTCAATGTTTTAATGATAGGTTTAGTCACCTATGCAAACACAACGCCCCTTGCAAATGTAGACGTTCTTTCGCGCCTTGGTTCTCGCGGCAGCGAAGTAAAACAAATACAAACCAAATTAAAGCAATGGGGATATATGACGGGCGCTGTCGACGGTATTTATGGTGCCGAAACTGAAAAAGGTGTGCGATACTTCCAAAAAAAGAACGGGCTGCAGGTAGATGGAATTGCCGGGCCGCAAACTTTGCGCGCTATGGGAATCAGTTCCACATCAAGCGGCTCGTCCGGCAGCTCAAGCGGCAGTTCGTCTGGGGGCGGGGTAGGCGGATATTCCGACAGTGACTATCGCCTGCTGGCTCGCGTCATATCGGCAGAATCACGCGGTGAGTTATACGAGGGGCAGGTTGCAGTGGGCGCAGTCATCATCAACCGTGTCAAGCATACGTCTTTCCCCAATACTCTTTCGGGTGTTATTTATCAGCCCGGTGCCTTTACCGCTATTACCGACGGGCAAATTCATGAAGCAGTATCAGACAGCGCCTATCGTGCGGCAAAAGATGCAATGAACGGCTGGGATGCAAGCGGCGGTGCCATATACTATTATAATCCCGATAAAACGTCAAACAAGTGGATGCGCACACGCCCCGTAATTAAACGAATTGGCAAGCATGTATTTTGTAAATAGGCAGTTGCGCTGAGCAGCAGCTATGCAGGCTACACTATATAAAGTATTATACTGTACCGCGTACTGCCGTTTCAAAACAAAAGCACCTCCAACCGCAGATAATTTTCTACAGTTGGAGGTGCAAAATCTTTAAAAGGCTATTGATTATTTACTTTTTCAATTTCTTCATTAAACCAAGCTGTTATCAGCTGTGGCCTTGTAATAGCACTGCCTACAACTACAGCATAGGCACCCAAGGCATATGCTTTTGCCGCAAGCTGTGGCGTGTTAAAATTGCCTTCTGCTATTATCTTTGCATTTTGGCAAGAATTAACCAGCTCCTTAAGCACTTCGTACTTATTCAAATACATCGAATGCTCTGTATAGCCCACAAGAGTAGTGCCTACATAATCAAAACCCAGTGCATCGGCTCTAAGCCCTTCCTCAACAGTAGAGGTATCCGCCATCAAAAGCTGGTTAGGATATTTCTCCCTTACCATTTTTAAAAAGCTTTCATCCTGATTTATGGTTGCATCAAGAGCAACAACATCAACACCGCAATCAATTAGTTCTTTTACCTCTGCCTCTGTCGGGGTAATGTACGGTTTTCTATCTTTATATACTTTTTTGATAATGCCAATAACGGGTAGTTTTACCGCTTTTTTAATTTCTGTAATATCTTCTACGCTATTGGCGCGTATACCTACAGCACCCCCCTCAAAAGCTGCCGCCGCCATTCTTGACATAATATAGGAACTGTGCAGCGGTTCGTTTTCTAAAGCCTGACATGATACAATCAGACCCCTTTGCAATGGTTTTGCTGTGCTCTGCAAAATTTATACCTCCTCGCCAATCTCTTCGTTAATCTTTTGTTTAATCAAATCTGCTTTCGCGCCGAATATAGCCTGAATACCGCCTTTCACTTCCAAAACGGCAGTTGCGCCAAGTGCTTTGATTCTATCCTTATCCACCTTTTCTACATCTTTAACAGATACTCTAAGCCTTGTGATGCAAGCATCTACATCCTCGATGTTTTCTCTTCCGCCCAAAGCTACCAAAACCTCAAGTGCTGTTTGTGCAATGGTACCTTTGGTTTCTACGCGGATTTCATCGTCTTCGCCCTCTTCACGCCCGGGTGTCTGCACATTAAATTTAAGGATGAGGAATTTAAACAGGAAGTAGTAAATGAGCGCCCAAGCTGCACCGACCACAAACACCCAAAGGTAATTTGTTTTTTCGTTGCCCTGAAGAATACCAAATAAGGTAAAGTCAATCGCACCACCCGAGAAAGTATTACCAATGCGGATGGAAAGCAAATCTGCAACCAAGAACGAAACACCGTCCAAGAACGCATGAACTACATAAAGCCACGGGGCAACAAACAAAAACATAAACTCAATTGGCTCTGTAATACCTGTTAAGAAAGAGGTAAGTGCCGCAGACAAGAACAAACCGAAAACGAGCTTGCGTTTTTTAACCGGTACGCAGTGGTACATAGCAAGGCAGGATGCCGGCAAGCCGAACATCATGGTTGCAAAACGGCCTGCAAAATATTTTGTCCCCTCCGTGTACAAGCCAACATGGCTTGGGTCTGCAAGTTCTGCAAAGAATATCTTTTGTGCGCCAACAACTTCTTTACCCGCAACGGTTGCAACTCCGCCGAGCTCAGTATACCAGAACATAGGGTAAATCATATGGTGCAAACCAACTGCACCTGTAAGCCTTAAAAGAAAACCGTAAAGGAACGTACCGAATGCACCCATCCCCGCAATTCCCTTACCGGCTACAACCAGCCAACTTTGGAATGTTGGCCAGATAAGGAAAAATATCATGCCAACAAAAATTGCTACGAAAGAAGATACGATGGGGATAAACCTCGAACCGCCGAAAAAACCCAAAAACGCGGGCAGCTGAATGCCCCTATAGCGGTTATGTAAGTATGTAACCAAGCAACCGATGACAATTGAGCCTACAACGCCCGTATCGATGGCGGCGCCTTCCGGATTAAACACACCAATCATTGCTTTAATGGATGCGTTCATAACAAAGAAAGCCACAGCTGCCGCAAGCCCCGCTGTGCCCTTATCTTTATTCGCAAGGCCTACAGCCAAACCGATACACATAATCATGGCAAGGTTTGCGAATACAACCTCGCCTGCTGCAGACATAATTTTAAAAATTGCCTGCAAGAAAAACACGTTTAAAAAAGGATATGCCGAAACTGTGTTTGGATTTGACAGGGCGCCGCCCACACCTAAAAGCAAGCCCGCCGCCGGTAAAATTGCGATTGGTAACATAAATGCTTTGCCGATTTTTTGTAACTGCTTAAACATTTCCTATGCCTCCCCAATTTATATTTTATCAAGCTTACCTGTGTTTACCTATATTATAAATATTAAAACAATTTTAGTCAATGATTTATATTTAAAACTATTTTAATATTAGTTGTGTAAACTCACTAATTTTTATAGGGTCATCTTTTAAAATTCACAATTTGTGCTATATTAAATATATACAATCCTATAAAATAATGATTTAAAGGTTACACATTACATAAAACAGGTGGAAATATGGATATTTTAACAACAATACAAAACATTTACCCTCAGCTTTCGCTGAAAGAAAAGCAAATTGCAAGTTATGTTTTGAACAAAGCAAACGAAATACAAAACATGAATATTTCACTGCTTGCATCCACTGTGGGTGTTTCGGCAGGTACCGTAACAAGGTTTTGCAAAAGAATACACTGCAACAGTTTTGCCGAATTTAAAATTAAGTTATCATCGGTATCTACCCCCGTTCAAAAAAAGAATGCCGACCTTTTAAACCAAGTTTATGACTTTTATAATACAGTAATTGAGCGCTCCAATTCGCTTATAAACAAAGAAACGCTTGTT encodes:
- a CDS encoding PTS transporter subunit EIIC; its protein translation is MFKQLQKIGKAFMLPIAILPAAGLLLGVGGALSNPNTVSAYPFLNVFFLQAIFKIMSAAGEVVFANLAMIMCIGLAVGLANKDKGTAGLAAAVAFFVMNASIKAMIGVFNPEGAAIDTGVVGSIVIGCLVTYLHNRYRGIQLPAFLGFFGGSRFIPIVSSFVAIFVGMIFFLIWPTFQSWLVVAGKGIAGMGAFGTFLYGFLLRLTGAVGLHHMIYPMFWYTELGGVATVAGKEVVGAQKIFFAELADPSHVGLYTEGTKYFAGRFATMMFGLPASCLAMYHCVPVKKRKLVFGLFLSAALTSFLTGITEPIEFMFLFVAPWLYVVHAFLDGVSFLVADLLSIRIGNTFSGGAIDFTLFGILQGNEKTNYLWVFVVGAAWALIYYFLFKFLILKFNVQTPGREEGEDDEIRVETKGTIAQTALEVLVALGGRENIEDVDACITRLRVSVKDVEKVDKDRIKALGATAVLEVKGGIQAIFGAKADLIKQKINEEIGEEV
- the sleB gene encoding spore cortex-lytic enzyme, giving the protein MTQKIISVLKLMILVALNVLMIGLVTYANTTPLANVDVLSRLGSRGSEVKQIQTKLKQWGYMTGAVDGIYGAETEKGVRYFQKKNGLQVDGIAGPQTLRAMGISSTSSGSSGSSSGSSSGGGVGGYSDSDYRLLARVISAESRGELYEGQVAVGAVIINRVKHTSFPNTLSGVIYQPGAFTAITDGQIHEAVSDSAYRAAKDAMNGWDASGGAIYYYNPDKTSNKWMRTRPVIKRIGKHVFCK
- a CDS encoding N-acetylmannosamine-6-phosphate 2-epimerase yields the protein MQSTAKPLQRGLIVSCQALENEPLHSSYIMSRMAAAAFEGGAVGIRANSVEDITEIKKAVKLPVIGIIKKVYKDRKPYITPTEAEVKELIDCGVDVVALDATINQDESFLKMVREKYPNQLLMADTSTVEEGLRADALGFDYVGTTLVGYTEHSMYLNKYEVLKELVNSCQNAKIIAEGNFNTPQLAAKAYALGAYAVVVGSAITRPQLITAWFNEEIEKVNNQ